The Terracoccus luteus genome includes a region encoding these proteins:
- a CDS encoding elongation factor G produces MAKTPGRSELPPAPAPDSVSDIRNVVLVGPGGAGKSALLDALLAALVPGHRAGAEVHVRTTTLVAAAVQSEGVTLNLLDTPGFPDFVGELRAGLRAADAAVFVVSAADDVDRTVSLLWRECAAVGMPRAVAVTHLDQPRSDFAETVQRCRLAFGDVRATHWPVTDQGRLTDVTGLLTGDADGLGDDAADARSALVESVIEQAEDDELLDRYLEGGAVDVEALVADVRRAVCLGTFFPVLPVSPPTGVGVEQLLGLVRRAFPDPTVHPLPDVTTPAGRAVGGVTCDPAQPLVAEVVRTTTDPYVGRLSLVRVFSGTLRVDEPVHVSGHLGDFVGHDVPGHPSHDDDERVGPLGSPYLDAHRPRGTVTAGDLALVSKLQRAETSDTLSSPDRPVVVAPWLLPEPLLPVAVRAATKSDDDRLAGALARIVAEDVTVRMEHDAENDQIVLWTMGQAHVDDLLARLSERHSVTVTSEPYRTALRETFVRSCRSQGRHVKQSGGHGQYAVCTLEVEPLPRGAGVEFVDRVVGGSVPRQFVASVEKGVRAQLDRGVLTGHPVVDVRVTLVDGKAHSVDSSDVAFQTAAAIALKDAADASTVALLEPVDRVCVTTADEHLGAVMADLRGRRGHVVGTEPVMAGSGGGSPASAAGAGADTDGGWTLVHAEVPAAELSRYPIDLRSVSHGTGSFTREPLRLELLPPDRARDLLPQQSR; encoded by the coding sequence ATGGCGAAGACGCCCGGCAGGTCAGAGCTCCCCCCGGCGCCCGCGCCGGACTCGGTGAGCGACATCCGCAACGTCGTGCTCGTCGGGCCGGGCGGCGCCGGCAAGAGCGCCCTCCTCGACGCGCTGCTCGCCGCGCTGGTACCGGGTCATCGCGCCGGCGCCGAGGTGCACGTGCGCACGACGACGCTCGTCGCGGCCGCGGTGCAGAGCGAGGGCGTGACGCTCAACCTGCTCGACACCCCCGGGTTCCCCGACTTCGTCGGTGAGCTGCGCGCAGGGCTGAGGGCGGCCGACGCCGCGGTCTTCGTCGTCTCGGCCGCCGACGACGTCGACCGGACGGTGTCGCTGCTGTGGCGTGAGTGCGCCGCCGTCGGGATGCCGCGGGCCGTGGCCGTCACGCACCTCGACCAGCCGCGCTCCGACTTCGCCGAGACCGTGCAGCGGTGCCGTCTCGCCTTCGGCGACGTGCGCGCCACGCACTGGCCGGTGACCGACCAGGGCCGGCTCACCGACGTGACCGGCCTGCTCACCGGCGACGCCGACGGCCTCGGCGACGACGCGGCGGACGCCCGCTCTGCCCTCGTCGAGTCGGTCATCGAGCAGGCCGAGGACGACGAGCTGCTCGACCGCTACCTCGAGGGTGGCGCGGTCGACGTCGAGGCCCTCGTCGCCGACGTCCGTCGGGCGGTGTGCCTGGGCACCTTCTTCCCGGTGCTGCCCGTGTCGCCGCCGACCGGGGTGGGCGTCGAGCAGCTGCTCGGGCTCGTGCGCCGGGCCTTCCCCGACCCCACGGTGCACCCGCTGCCGGACGTCACGACGCCCGCCGGGCGCGCCGTCGGCGGGGTGACCTGCGACCCGGCCCAACCGCTCGTGGCGGAGGTCGTGCGCACGACGACGGACCCCTACGTCGGCCGCCTGTCCCTCGTGCGCGTCTTCTCCGGCACGCTGCGGGTCGACGAGCCGGTGCACGTCTCGGGCCACCTCGGTGACTTCGTCGGCCACGACGTGCCCGGTCACCCCTCCCACGACGACGACGAGCGGGTGGGCCCGCTCGGCTCCCCCTACCTCGACGCCCACCGTCCTCGCGGCACCGTCACGGCCGGCGACCTCGCCCTCGTGTCGAAGCTGCAGCGGGCCGAGACCTCCGACACCCTGTCGTCGCCCGACCGGCCGGTGGTCGTGGCCCCCTGGCTGCTGCCCGAGCCGCTGCTGCCCGTGGCCGTGCGCGCCGCCACGAAGAGCGACGACGACCGCCTCGCCGGGGCCCTCGCCCGCATCGTCGCCGAGGACGTCACGGTGCGCATGGAGCACGACGCCGAGAACGACCAGATCGTGCTCTGGACGATGGGCCAGGCCCACGTCGACGACCTGCTCGCCCGGCTGTCCGAGCGGCACAGCGTGACGGTGACGTCCGAGCCGTACCGGACCGCCCTGCGCGAGACGTTCGTGCGGTCGTGCCGCTCGCAGGGCCGGCACGTCAAGCAGTCGGGCGGTCACGGCCAGTACGCCGTGTGCACCCTCGAGGTCGAGCCGCTGCCGCGGGGCGCGGGCGTCGAGTTCGTCGACCGCGTCGTGGGCGGGTCGGTGCCGCGCCAGTTCGTGGCCTCCGTCGAGAAGGGGGTGCGGGCGCAGCTCGACCGGGGCGTGCTCACCGGTCACCCCGTCGTCGACGTCCGGGTGACGCTCGTCGACGGCAAGGCGCACTCGGTCGACTCGTCCGACGTCGCCTTCCAGACCGCGGCAGCGATCGCGCTCAAGGATGCCGCGGACGCGTCGACCGTGGCGTTGCTCGAGCCCGTCGACCGCGTCTGCGTGACGACGGCCGACGAGCACCTGGGCGCCGTCATGGCCGACCTGCGCGGGCGCCGGGGCCACGTCGTCGGCACCGAGCCGGTGATGGCCGGGTCGGGCGGAGGCTCCCCGGCATCCGCCGCGGGGGCGGGCGCCGACACCGACGGAGGGTGGACCCTCGTGCACGCCGAGGTCCCCGCCGCCGAGCTGTCGCGCTACCCGATCGACCTGCGCTCGGTCTCGCACGGCACGGGCTCGTTCACCCGGGAGCCGTTGCGCCTCGAGCTGCTGCCGCCCGACCGCGCCCGGGACCTGCTGCCGCAGCAGTCGCGCTGA
- a CDS encoding MFS transporter — protein MDLGQYRHVLAIRDTRNALLLGLLIRIPMFAGTVLLTLHVVTSLGRSYGAAGLLSAAATIAIAISGPWRGRLLDRLGLRRTVAPSLVVQAVCWSIAPWVDYLPLMGLAALAGLFVVPTFSILRQVIIRSVPDHQRRTALSLDSAATELAFMAGPALGVWAATSYSTGWALFGCEMAAVAAGFVLFVVNPAVRSDDARLATPDAGVPDATADATADATADATADATGVAAGRDDVADEPAAGRVWRGFVTVPVAAIYLAALCSTLVLSGTDVAIVAALRSFDATTSIGWILALWGGGSLVGGLVYGAWHRSFSAFWLLGGLAATTAPVALAVGVPSFAVLITVSGIFCAPTITATVEQLSRAVPERFRGEMMGWHGSAMTAGSAVGAPVAGFAIDHGGWRTGFLVVGVVGVLVALVGALSQRSLARRDGRRSEPVGSPAPSRDSDRSRPAATIDN, from the coding sequence ATGGATCTCGGGCAGTACCGTCACGTGCTCGCGATCCGCGACACCCGCAACGCGTTGCTGCTCGGCCTGCTCATCCGCATCCCGATGTTCGCGGGCACCGTCCTGCTCACCCTGCACGTCGTCACCTCGCTCGGGCGCAGCTACGGCGCGGCCGGGCTGCTCAGCGCCGCCGCCACCATCGCGATCGCGATCTCCGGGCCGTGGCGCGGTCGCCTCCTCGACCGCCTCGGCCTGCGCCGCACCGTCGCGCCGTCGCTCGTCGTGCAGGCGGTCTGCTGGTCGATCGCCCCGTGGGTCGACTACCTGCCGCTCATGGGGCTCGCGGCCCTCGCCGGCCTCTTCGTCGTCCCGACCTTCTCGATCCTGCGCCAGGTCATCATCCGGTCCGTGCCCGACCACCAGCGCCGCACCGCGCTCTCGCTCGACTCGGCCGCGACCGAGCTCGCCTTCATGGCCGGGCCCGCCCTCGGCGTCTGGGCCGCCACGTCCTACAGCACCGGCTGGGCCCTCTTCGGGTGCGAGATGGCCGCTGTCGCCGCCGGCTTCGTCCTCTTCGTCGTCAACCCGGCCGTCAGGAGCGACGACGCGCGCCTCGCCACCCCGGATGCCGGTGTGCCCGACGCCACCGCCGACGCCACCGCCGACGCCACCGCCGACGCCACCGCCGACGCCACGGGGGTCGCGGCGGGGCGTGACGACGTCGCCGACGAGCCCGCTGCAGGCCGGGTCTGGCGCGGCTTCGTCACCGTGCCGGTGGCCGCCATCTACCTCGCCGCCCTGTGCTCCACCCTCGTGCTGAGCGGCACCGACGTCGCCATCGTCGCGGCGCTCCGCTCGTTCGACGCCACGACCTCCATCGGCTGGATCCTCGCCCTGTGGGGCGGCGGGTCGCTGGTCGGCGGCCTCGTCTACGGCGCGTGGCACCGCTCCTTCTCAGCCTTCTGGCTGCTGGGCGGCCTCGCCGCCACGACCGCCCCGGTCGCTCTCGCCGTCGGCGTGCCGAGCTTCGCGGTGCTCATCACCGTCTCGGGCATCTTCTGCGCCCCCACCATCACCGCGACCGTCGAGCAGCTGAGCCGTGCCGTCCCCGAGCGTTTCCGCGGCGAGATGATGGGATGGCACGGCTCGGCCATGACCGCCGGCTCGGCGGTCGGCGCCCCCGTGGCGGGCTTCGCCATCGACCACGGCGGCTGGCGCACGGGCTTCCTCGTCGTCGGCGTGGTCGGGGTGCTGGTCGCCCTCGTCGGCGCCCTCTCGCAGCGCAGCCTGGCCCGGCGCGACGGCCGGCGGTCGGAGCCCGTCGGGTCGCCGGCGCCGTCGCGCGATTCGGACCGCAGCCGCCCGGCTGCTACCATTGACAACTGA
- the infC gene encoding translation initiation factor IF-3, with protein sequence MRLVGPNGEQVGIVRVEDALRLAEEANLDLVEVAPMAKPPVAKLMDFGKFKYEAALKAREARKNQVNTVIKEIKLRPKIDPHDYGTKKGHVERFLKAGDKVKVTIMFRGREQSRPELGRRLLERLAEDIVELGFVESAPKQDGRNMIMVIGPTRKKAEAKAEQRRTREEERSERSEGATGIPDPEAQAAAEQRAAEQETASAE encoded by the coding sequence GTGCGCTTGGTCGGCCCGAACGGCGAGCAGGTCGGCATCGTGCGCGTCGAGGACGCGCTGCGCCTGGCCGAGGAGGCGAACCTCGATCTCGTCGAGGTCGCCCCCATGGCCAAGCCGCCCGTCGCCAAGCTCATGGACTTCGGCAAGTTCAAGTACGAAGCAGCGCTGAAGGCCCGTGAAGCACGCAAGAACCAGGTCAACACGGTCATCAAGGAGATCAAGCTCCGCCCGAAGATCGACCCGCACGACTACGGCACGAAGAAGGGCCACGTCGAGCGGTTCCTCAAGGCGGGCGACAAGGTCAAGGTGACGATCATGTTCCGTGGCCGCGAGCAGAGCCGTCCCGAGCTGGGCCGTCGACTGCTCGAGCGCCTCGCGGAGGACATCGTCGAGCTCGGCTTCGTCGAGTCGGCCCCCAAGCAGGACGGCCGCAACATGATCATGGTCATCGGCCCGACCAGGAAGAAGGCCGAGGCCAAGGCCGAGCAGCGCCGCACCCGTGAAGAGGAGCGGTCCGAAAGATCCGAGGGCGCCACCGGCATCCCGGACCCCGAGGCCCAGGCCGCGGCCGAGCAGCGCGCTGCCGAGCAGGAGACCGCCTCGGCCGAGTGA
- the rpmI gene encoding 50S ribosomal protein L35 has translation MPKMKTHSGAKKRFRLTGTGKVMREQAGGRHLLEHKSSKKMRSIANDVELAKPDAKKAKKLLGK, from the coding sequence ATGCCGAAGATGAAGACGCACAGCGGTGCGAAGAAGCGGTTCCGCCTCACCGGCACCGGCAAGGTGATGCGCGAGCAGGCCGGCGGTCGCCACCTGCTCGAGCACAAGTCGAGCAAGAAGATGCGTTCGATCGCGAACGACGTCGAGCTCGCCAAGCCGGACGCCAAGAAGGCCAAGAAGCTCCTCGGCAAGTGA
- the rplT gene encoding 50S ribosomal protein L20: MARVKRAVNAQKKRRVVLERASGYRGQRSRLYRKAKEQVTHSLGYAYRDRRARKGDFRRLWIQRINAAARANGMTYNRFMQGLKAAGVEVDRKILADLAVNDAPAFAALVELSRANVPAQADKAAAGDAA, encoded by the coding sequence GTGGCACGCGTGAAGCGGGCGGTCAACGCCCAGAAGAAGCGTCGGGTCGTCCTCGAGCGGGCCAGCGGCTACCGCGGTCAGCGCTCGCGGCTCTACCGCAAGGCCAAGGAGCAGGTCACCCACTCGCTCGGCTACGCCTACCGTGACCGCCGGGCCCGCAAGGGCGACTTCCGTCGCCTCTGGATCCAGCGCATCAACGCCGCGGCCCGCGCCAACGGCATGACCTACAACCGCTTCATGCAGGGCCTCAAGGCCGCTGGTGTCGAGGTCGACCGCAAGATCCTCGCGGACCTCGCCGTCAACGACGCCCCGGCCTTCGCCGCCCTCGTCGAGCTCTCGCGCGCCAACGTGCCCGCGCAGGCCGACAAGGCCGCCGCCGGCGACGCCGCCTGA
- a CDS encoding TrmH family RNA methyltransferase: MLTNPRSDRVKAVRALSRRSVRSRSGEFVAEGPQSVREALRHRPDAVRDVYVTPEAADRHPAIVDAARAAGVTVHDTAPEVLAAMVDTESPQGLVAVCRAVDRPLDEVLDGLPERALVLVLTHVRDPGNAGTVIRGADAAGADAVVVSDASVELYNPKVVRSTAGSLWHLPVSVGAPVTEILDGLRARGVALLAADGAGTTLLPEVDLDRSHAWVMGNEAWGLPEPLRAQCEEVVRVPIHGHAESLNLAMAATVCLYASAGARHPDGRGDTPVGTEAGSDVGVGGRG, translated from the coding sequence GTGCTGACCAACCCCCGATCCGATCGGGTGAAGGCGGTACGGGCGCTGTCCCGGCGCTCGGTGCGTTCCCGCTCCGGCGAGTTCGTCGCCGAGGGGCCGCAGTCGGTGCGGGAGGCGCTGCGCCACCGACCCGACGCGGTGCGCGACGTCTACGTCACGCCCGAGGCGGCCGACCGGCATCCGGCCATCGTCGACGCGGCCCGCGCGGCGGGGGTGACGGTGCACGACACCGCCCCCGAGGTGCTGGCCGCGATGGTCGACACCGAGAGCCCTCAGGGGCTCGTCGCCGTCTGCCGGGCCGTCGACCGACCGCTCGACGAGGTGCTCGACGGGCTTCCCGAGCGCGCCCTCGTCCTCGTCCTGACCCACGTGCGCGACCCCGGCAACGCCGGCACCGTCATCCGGGGTGCGGACGCCGCGGGGGCGGATGCCGTCGTGGTCAGCGACGCGAGCGTCGAGCTGTACAACCCCAAGGTTGTCCGCTCCACCGCCGGCTCGCTGTGGCACCTGCCCGTGAGCGTGGGGGCGCCGGTGACCGAGATCCTCGACGGGCTGCGCGCCCGTGGGGTGGCGCTGCTCGCCGCCGACGGCGCGGGCACGACCCTGCTGCCCGAGGTCGACCTCGACCGGTCGCACGCCTGGGTCATGGGCAACGAGGCGTGGGGTCTGCCCGAACCGCTGCGCGCGCAGTGCGAAGAGGTCGTGCGCGTGCCGATCCACGGTCACGCCGAGTCGCTCAACCTCGCGATGGCCGCCACGGTCTGCCTCTACGCCTCCGCGGGCGCCCGGCACCCCGACGGCCGCGGCGACACCCCGGTCGGCACCGAGGCCGGCAGCGACGTCGGCGTCGGCGGGCGCGGCTAG
- a CDS encoding sensor histidine kinase, translating into MGPDDEEVVHRTDHRSGRPGALPDTAAELAQLGAMGELLPDGLVVVGGDRVVRFANGEALRILERTPAEILDRPVSEGLTLRDKYGRDWWAHTDPWGGLTTRTGHREKLLVGPAGNDLLVTARYLRADRGGPVERVMLGLRDAEARLRAERDQATVLTTVAHELRAPLTSVAGFTSSLLRRWERFTDAQKKMMIETIESDANRLTRLITELLDISRLDTHALSLRLGPVDLHDVLTGHVLRHELGRRPGSVQLRLGTRAEQEGLPELWADTDRLEQVFHNLVENGLRHGSGVVTVTLERDGHADGDGHARGRTGSDRPDAVTVTIDDEGDGIPPEHREKVFGRFWHGPSNASTGLGLYVVKGLVEAHGGSVWADGNETGGARFVVRLPSGLPDLVGP; encoded by the coding sequence ATGGGCCCGGACGACGAGGAGGTCGTGCACCGCACCGACCACCGGTCGGGGCGTCCCGGTGCCCTGCCCGACACGGCCGCCGAGCTGGCCCAGCTCGGCGCGATGGGCGAGCTGCTGCCCGACGGCCTCGTCGTCGTCGGGGGTGACCGCGTCGTCCGCTTCGCGAACGGCGAGGCCCTGCGCATCCTCGAGCGGACGCCGGCCGAGATCCTCGACCGGCCGGTCTCGGAGGGTCTGACCCTGCGGGACAAGTACGGCCGCGACTGGTGGGCGCACACCGACCCGTGGGGAGGGCTCACCACCCGCACCGGCCACCGCGAGAAGCTGCTCGTCGGCCCCGCCGGCAACGACCTGCTCGTCACGGCCCGCTACCTGCGCGCTGACCGCGGCGGGCCGGTCGAGCGGGTCATGCTCGGTCTGCGCGACGCCGAGGCCCGGCTGCGGGCCGAGCGCGACCAGGCCACCGTGCTGACGACCGTCGCGCACGAGCTGCGGGCGCCGCTGACGTCGGTGGCCGGCTTCACGAGCAGCCTGCTGCGACGCTGGGAGCGGTTCACCGACGCCCAGAAGAAGATGATGATCGAGACGATCGAGTCCGACGCCAACCGGCTCACCCGCCTCATCACCGAGCTGCTCGACATCTCGCGGCTCGACACCCACGCCCTGAGCCTGCGCCTCGGCCCGGTCGACCTGCACGACGTGCTGACGGGGCACGTCCTGCGCCACGAGCTCGGCCGACGGCCGGGGTCGGTGCAGCTGCGGCTCGGCACCCGCGCCGAGCAGGAGGGGCTGCCCGAGCTGTGGGCCGACACCGACCGCCTCGAGCAGGTGTTCCACAACCTCGTCGAGAACGGGCTGCGCCACGGGTCCGGGGTCGTCACCGTCACCCTCGAGCGCGACGGCCACGCCGACGGCGACGGGCACGCCCGCGGACGCACCGGCAGCGACCGTCCCGACGCGGTGACCGTGACGATCGACGACGAGGGCGACGGCATCCCCCCGGAGCACCGCGAGAAGGTCTTCGGCCGGTTCTGGCACGGCCCGTCCAACGCGAGCACCGGCCTCGGCCTCTACGTCGTCAAGGGGCTGGTCGAGGCCCACGGCGGTTCGGTCTGGGCCGACGGCAACGAGACCGGCGGCGCCCGCTTCGTCGTCCGGCTGCCGTCCGGGCTGCCCGACCTCGTCGGCCCCTGA